ataagggctttatctatgtgaaagaatggcatctttgctgttaggtctgatccgggtcggttctgatatgtcattttgtttccatcatttctaaggcttggaaaaggatccagagtgattccaagtttctatatgttccttatattatgaatttaatatctggagaatatggggtgttatttccaattataaattggttagaatggatccacactccaggtcagtgggcagtcaccagcttttgctagtgctgtgattgtccacaatgtgaattttatatctggagtttgagagatgcttttcattcaattccaactctgagactttcacttgtatgtcctttacttctcttaattttcttttggacgaattctactcacaagttgggtagaattggccaacatcacttgactgtattgttggagacagaagtgatacaccattttgtaaaattcatatttaattcttcttttggagttagaatgagttctttatagttatggaatcctgagcaatcatagtttcctataaaatttagttaaagctatgtttctgttttagattttagagtaaatccgttttgaacagcaggtctgttttagagaccttgttgtgattactcttttctcaactcatagcttcattacttctcgtttctaacctttagtccttcttaggcgaggttttgaagtttgctcaagcttggtagcattatttgattgttagccatccttaatactcactcaaggtgagttctctcacaccgttgtattgatgattgtgtttgctagttagctcgtgtgtgattatttgaatttattataaaagcatgctatataagtattgttttaattcgtacatgtgcactgtatgtaactaattatggatatggggacaccaccaaaggatacggatttaccggtgcggtgggtaggtaagatcaccaacgtaatactcttcgtgaggtgcggtgattagggccaaatgatacgggatctttccggtgcggttcaaacctacaagtccttctcgtaatatagacattgattcgttctttgtctttattattataattggaaaatggattagggctagtaaatatgaatgttagtacaatgtctgtgtttgaattcactaagcttcgtgcttacgtttttcccttataacttttcaggtgctaagattaaagaggctaaggcttgacatggagcatcgggacatcgctactagttattttgttgggaccttattattattattacttccgcacttattttatatgattattaagttgatggattatgttatgactatttcagttgttttaatttaatttaagatgggttttaaaagtttaaaatttttgcaaaaaaaaattgggtgtcacaagttggtatcagagccaggtttgagggaactaggcattcttgtggatgttctagactcaaatttgaggctctataagagtttattttctttttaaaatatttttcaaactttCTGAAGACTAGTAGTGAAAGATGTCGCGGTGTACCAGTCAGCCAGCCAagtaagccttatttcttatgttaaatgtttatgttaaattgttgacgatgaattggattctactagccttaaaatattagattacacacttagttagtgttaacatgtgagagagttgtaaaattaacggctagagcgaactggaaattttgaaactagacgcgaatgcgaaattggaacttgtgtggaaggtagtagaagggcccctactatttgaaacatcggtgccggtttctagtcggggcaaggttgaaaaattttcggcaagctgagtgttttgtcttcctagaaatatctagactgaattgtttctaagattttccttCTTCTGTGGATACCAATGGCTCCGCCTGctcgacttaatcagctccaaatggAGCAAGTTAGGGATATTGTCATTGAGGAATTCAATAACGGTTTCAACGAACTAATCCCGGGTGTGACCAATGACATAATCAACCAATTCGGTGCTCTTCTGGATGAGCGGCGTTACTGTCTCTGCCTGTTCAGGATTCGGCATACTACTTCGAGAAGTTCAACAAGTGTAGCTCTCCTCTTTGGAATGGTGAATCCGACCCAGTTGCTACTAAGCCCTGGGTGTCAGATGTTGAGGGCGCCTTCATAAGTGTTGGGTGTCTGAACTAGTACAAAGCAGTGATCGCCATGAATCAGCTGTGAAAAAGGGGAAAGACATAGTGGAACACCATCACCGCCCTATTGAACGAAGACTAAGTGAAGGCcatgtcttgggcccaatttgtggagaggttcgaggcacaatatgtgcctaaggtggagcagcagcggatgcagcaagagttcatggccttacAGCAGACTACTGAATCTGTTAGTGACCTGTACGCCAAGTTCTTGGAGATGCTATCTTTTTGCCCCTCGTTTGCTGGGAACGCGGCCTGGTTAGTCAGCCGGTACGCGGCCATCCTACGTATCGAGATTCGGGAATTCGTTAGCATGCAGGAGTTCCCGACTCTATCCGCGATCATGGATGAAGCGAggaggagggaaatcgagttgcagACTCAGACCAAGAGGAAGGCCAATGACACCTCCTGCAAGACATCCGGAGATGCCCAGAAAAAGCAAAAGCAGGGTGGTAAGTCAAGGTATGAGTACAGGCCGTCTTCAAGTCAGGGCGAGAAAAATCCGTTGATATGCTACAACTGTAAAAAAAAGCCAGGGCATCATCGGAAGAATTGTAGGGCTCCCCCTGCGAGTGCAGTTCCTCATATTACTTCTGCAGTTCCCGTCTGCTATCACTGCAACGAGACGGGACACAAGAAGCCTGAATGCCCGAAGTTGAAGACTGGTAAAGGAGACAGGGGTACAAATCCTGCAATTGCATCATCCTCTAAGGGAACCACTATGGTGACACGAGGTCGTGCTCACCAGATGACTGTGGAGGAGCCGGTGATTACAACGACACTGGCAGACACTTATTTGCTACATTCCAAGCCcgatgttgttatgtttgatagcgGTGCTACCCATTCTTTTGTATCTCACACGTTTATTAATCGTCTGGGGCGTAGTATCGGAAAATTGGCTCACCCAATGGTTGTCGATGTTGTCGACAACCGCACTATTTCTGTCACCGATGTCTATCGGGGTTGCACTCTCGAGTTTTCTGGAGTTGAATTCCCTATTGATCTTATCCCTATTGCGATGCGAGAGCTCTGcgttatcgtaggcatggattggcttgatGCGTTTGATGCGGAAATCCACTGTCGTAAGAAGCAAGTTCGTGTTAGAAACCCTAGAGGTGGAGAACTTATTATTCAGGGGGACATTCCCCGCCTGGCT
The genomic region above belongs to Lactuca sativa cultivar Salinas chromosome 4, Lsat_Salinas_v11, whole genome shotgun sequence and contains:
- the LOC128133602 gene encoding uncharacterized protein LOC128133602 produces the protein MDEARRREIELQTQTKRKANDTSCKTSGDAQKKQKQGGKSRYEYRPSSSQGEKNPLICYNCKKKPGHHRKNCRAPPASAVPHITSAVPVCYHCNETGHKKPECPKLKTGKGDRGTNPAIASSSKGTTMVTRGRAHQMTVEEPVITTTLADTYLLHSKPDVVMFDSGATHSFVSHTFINRLGRSIGKLAHPMVVDVVDNRTISVTDVYRGCTLEFSGVEFPIDLIPIAMRELCVIVGMDWLDAFDAEIHCRKKQVRVRNPRGGELIIQGDIPRLAMASCSFAIALEDVPIVSDFSDVFPEELPGFPPIRLSSLLSATLDSEDIAFSGSSNKFRNSSYRLESRMVTIFGLGKISCIGL